A region of the Dickeya chrysanthemi NCPPB 402 genome:
ACGTTCGACCTGCTGACGGAACAAGGTGAAACCACAGAGCGTTTCCAGTTCTCGCCGCAACAACAACCCCCCTATATCGAACCGCAGTGCTGGCACCGCATTGTCTCGTTTTCAGACGATCTGGAATGTCAATTGGGCTTTTACTGCACGGCGGAAGACTATTACCACAAAAAATATGAGCTGACGCGCACCCACTCGGAAGTCATCAACGCCCTGCGTTATGTGCAACCGGGGAAAGCGCTGGATCTGGGCTGTGGCGGCGGGCGTAACGCGCTCTACCTGAACCTGAAAGGGTTTGACGTCACCGCCTGTGACAAGAACGCCATGAGTATTGATAAGCTCAATCACATCATTGCCGATGAATCACTCAGCCGGATTGAGGCGTTCGTCCACGACATCAATCAGGCCGATGTTCGTCATCAGTACGATTTTATCCTGTCGACGGTAGTATTCATGTTTCTGGAGCGGGCCTGCATCCCGGCTATCGTCAGCAACATGCAGGAGCACACGGTTGCCGGTGGCTATAATCTGATTGTCGCCGCCATGTCCACCGACGATTTCCCCTGCCCACTGCCGTTCTCGTTTACCTTTGGGCACAACGAATTACACGACTATTACCGAGACTGGGAGATCGTAAAATACAACGAAGATGTCGGGGAATTGCACAAAACCGACGCCGACGGCAACCGCATCAAACTGCGCTTTGCCACGCTGCTGGCTCGCAAACCCGCCTGAACCTGACACCCCAAAAACACCATGCCTGAAAAAACACAGGGCCGGAAAACCGGCCCTGTGGCGATGCGATGTTGTCTGGCGACAATCAGTTGGCTTTACACTCAGCCGCCTGACGGTAAGCCACCAGATCTTCGATAGTCAGCACCGGCATATTGTGCTGTTTCGCAAAGGTGATCACTTCCGGCGCATGCGCCATAGAACCATCGTCATTCGTCAGTTCGCACAACACGCCGAACGGTTTGAACCCCGCCAGACGCATCAAATCCACCGTCGCTTCGGTATGACCACCACGCGCCAGCACGCCGCCCGGTTGCGCACGCAGCGGGAACACATGACCAGGGCGATTCAGATCGCTCGCACGGGCATCATCGGCAATCGCCGTGCGAATCGTCGTCAGGCGATCGGCGGCGGAGACGCCGGTAGTGACGCCTTCAGCGGCTTCAATCGTGACGGTGAACGCGGTCTGATAATGGCTGGAATTGTTTTCCACCATCATCGGCAGTTCCAGCTTCTGGCGACGTTCTTCGGTGAGACACAGACACACGATGCCGCTGCCATGGCGAATGGTCAGCGCCATTTGTTCAACGGTCATGGTTTCGGCCGGGAAAATCATGTCACCTTCGTTTTCCCTGTCTTCATCGTCCAGCACCATCACGCCGCGGCCTTGACGCAACGCATCCAGCGCACGTTCAACGCGTTCAACAGGGGTACCGAATTCGGAAAGTAAAGTCTGATTCATGGTAAAAAAACCTCATTGTTAATATGGATTACCAGAACCAGGGCGAACTTGAGGAGTCGCTGATGCAAGCTGAAAAACAGCGGCAAAAGCGCAAAAATAACGCGGGCAGGCGCTAACCTGTCAGAAACCGTTACTCTCTCCCATCCGGACTATTACCGTCGGCCCCGGAATTACACCGGATCTGCTGACCTCAAACGATACCGCTTGAGCGCTCGCGGGCTTTCAGTCGGCCTTAGGCGCAAACTGGTTTACCGCCGGTGGGGAATTGCACCCCGCCCTGAGAATAAGCAGAGTTACTATAACGCTAACCGAAGAGAGGGGCAATCGCTAACCCTACTGATAGATCGCAAAATTCATAAGATACAAATCACTTTTTGTTTATACCGAGCAGGTCTGGCATTACACTGAGAACATATCCACCGTTTCGTCAAACAGTTCAGGAAAGCGTCATGATTGACCCGAAAAAGTTAGAGCAAATTGCTCGTCAGGTGCAAGAATCCATGCCGAAAGGCATCCGGGAATTTGGCGAAGATATGGAGAAGAAAATCCGTCAGATTTTACAGTCGCAGTTGGGCAAGCTGGACGTGGTCAGCCGTGAGGAATTCGATGTACAAACCCAGGTGCTGCTGCGTACTCGTGAGAAACTGGCGTTGCTGGAACAGCGCGTGAGCGCACTGGAAGCAAAAGCCGCCGGCAGCGAAGCCGGGCAGCAACCGCCCGCCGACCCGCAGTAATCCCCACGGCGGCGCTACGCCAGACAGGGCCTCGGCCCCTGTCTGGTTGTCCGGCGCTAACCGGTCGCAACAGCCTCGTGTTTTGCAGGCAGCATCAGCCACAGCACCGCCAGCATGCCTAACGCATACAGCGACTTCCAGCCCAGCGTCAGCAACAACGCTACGCACAATACACTTCCAACGCCCGCCATCACCCGCGAACGGCCATGCAGCAGCCGCCATCCCGCCAACATGCACAGCAGATAAATCAAAATAAAAATGCCGTTGGCGTAAACGATCAGTTCAGACAACGGCAGTTGCAGCCAATA
Encoded here:
- the ribB gene encoding 3,4-dihydroxy-2-butanone-4-phosphate synthase, whose protein sequence is MNQTLLSEFGTPVERVERALDALRQGRGVMVLDDEDRENEGDMIFPAETMTVEQMALTIRHGSGIVCLCLTEERRQKLELPMMVENNSSHYQTAFTVTIEAAEGVTTGVSAADRLTTIRTAIADDARASDLNRPGHVFPLRAQPGGVLARGGHTEATVDLMRLAGFKPFGVLCELTNDDGSMAHAPEVITFAKQHNMPVLTIEDLVAYRQAAECKAN
- the ubiK gene encoding ubiquinone biosynthesis accessory factor UbiK, yielding MIDPKKLEQIARQVQESMPKGIREFGEDMEKKIRQILQSQLGKLDVVSREEFDVQTQVLLRTREKLALLEQRVSALEAKAAGSEAGQQPPADPQ
- the tehB gene encoding SAM-dependent methyltransferase TehB, whose protein sequence is MQETQDLLCYKQMPVWNSSTLPAAFQEKHNTKEGTWAKLDIIKGEMTFDLLTEQGETTERFQFSPQQQPPYIEPQCWHRIVSFSDDLECQLGFYCTAEDYYHKKYELTRTHSEVINALRYVQPGKALDLGCGGGRNALYLNLKGFDVTACDKNAMSIDKLNHIIADESLSRIEAFVHDINQADVRHQYDFILSTVVFMFLERACIPAIVSNMQEHTVAGGYNLIVAAMSTDDFPCPLPFSFTFGHNELHDYYRDWEIVKYNEDVGELHKTDADGNRIKLRFATLLARKPA